The Methanolobus sp. WCC4 genome includes the window ACACCCACGTGTCGATGATGAAGGCACGGTTTATGGTACAGTTATCGAAATTACACACGATCCGGCTCGTTCAGCACCAATTGTCAAAGTTTCATTTGATAATGGTGAGGAGCGCCTGATCCTTGCACCTGAAGGTATAGCAGTAGGTGACCAGATCGCTTGCGGAATCTCAGCTGAGATCAAACCCGGTAACATCCTGCCTCTGGCAGAGATCCCGGAAGGTATCCCTGTCTGTAATGTAGAGTCCAAGCCAAACGATGGCGGACAGTTCGCACGCGCTTCAGGTGCCTATGGAACAGTCATTTCCCACGACCGTGGGAAGACAGTTGTGCAGATGCCATCAGGTGAGATGAAGTGGTTGAATCCTAAATGCCGTGCAACGATCGGTATCGTTGCTGGTGGTGGCAGGGTTGACAGGCCTTTCCTTAAGGCAGGTAAGAAATACCACAAGATGAAGACAAGAGCTGCAAAGTATCCTCGTGTATCAGGTATTGCTATGAACGCTATCGATCACCCATTCGGTGGAGGTAACCGTAAGCACCCTGGTAAGCCAACAACCGTTGGAAGGAACGCACCTCCTGGACGTAAGGTAGGTCAGATCGCAGCACGCAGGACCGGAAAGCGTTAACCGGAGGCTAATACATGGCAAAGAAATCATCATCAAGATTACCAAAACGAAAAGGTGAATATACCTACCGTGGTAAAACGGTAGCAGAACTCCAGGCTCTGGATGTTGACGAGTTCATCGCATTGTTACCTGCACGTGAACGCCGTACTCTTAAGAGGGGCTACACAGAAGGCAGGAAGAATGTCGTCCAGCAGCTAAAAGATGGTAAAGACAACTTGAGGACCCACTACAGGGATATCATAATCTTCCCTGAGATGGTCGGCAAGAACGTAGAAGTATACAATGGCAAGTCATTTGTGGCATTCGAGATCCAGCCGGAAATGATCGGACACAGGTTCGGAGAATTCTCCCCAACCAGACCTAAGGTTTCCCACGGAAGCGCTGGTGTAGGAGCAACCCGTTCAAGCAAGTTCGTGCCACTTAAGTAAGGTGAGATAGATGGCAAGAATCGGATATTCAATTGAAATGGACCCAAAGTCAAGTTCAAAGGCTATGGGTGCTGAGCTTCACATCTCCCCGAAAAAGTCACGTGAACTTGGCAGGGCGATCAAAGGTATGCGTGCCGGTACAGCCCAGAGATACCTTGAAGATGTCGTGATCATGAAACAGGCAGTTCCTTTCAAGAGGCACACCGATGGTTCAGGACACAGAAAGGGTCCAATGGCAAACGGTAGATATCCTGTGAAGGTTGCTGAAGCTTTCCTCAAGATCCTTGAGAATGCAAAGAGCAATGCCGAATACAAGGGACTTGACCCTGAGCACATGTACATTGCACATGTTGCTGCAAAGCGCGGACGTGTGATCCACGGTATGAGACCAAGGGCTCGCGGACGTGGCAGTCCTAAGAACACAGAGACTGTCAATGTTGAGATTATTTTGAATGAGGTGCGCTAATGGCAATAGAGAAGAAATTCGTCCAGGAAGGATATGTAAAGGCCTCAATGGACGAATATTTCGCAAAACAGCTTAGCAGAGCAGGTTACGGTGGAATGGAGATCAACCGTACCCCAATGGGTACCCAGATCACTGTATATGCTGAAAAGCCAGGCATGGTCATTGGTAAGGCTGGTAAGGTTATCCGCAAACTCACACGTGACATCGACAGGATGTACGATGTGGACAACCCCCAGATCGATGCTCAGGAAGTTAAAAAGCCAGAGCTCAATGCCCAGATGATGGCAAGCCGCCTTGCTTCTTCTATTGAAAGAGGCTGGTATTTCAGAAAGGCCGGTCATAATACCCTCAGGGCTATTATGAACTCAGGCGCTCTGGGCTGTGAGATAGTTATCTCAGGTAAACTTACAGGTGCAAGGTCAAGGGTTGAGAAGCTCGTTGACGGTTACATCAAACACGCCGGTAAGCCTGCTGAAGATATAGTTGATGAGGGTTTTGCAACAGCTGTCAAGAAGCTGGGAACCCTTGGATGCAAAGTTAGGATCATCCCTCCGGATGCAGTATTGCCTGATGTTTTCGACATAAGGGATGTCGTCGAGACCGAAGAGGTCGAGGCTGCAGCTCCAGAAGCTGCAAAGGCTGACATCGCAGAACTTGTTGAGAAGGAATCAGAAGGCGAGGTTGCAGACGAAGAGGAAGCAGTAGAAGTTGTTGAAGAATCTGTGGAAGCAGAGGTCGCTGAGGAAGCTCCAGCTGAGGAAGTTGAAGAAGAGACCAGTGAAGAAGCAACTGAAACTGATGATTCAGTTCAGATCGAGGACAACGGAGATGAGCAGAAAAGGCTGGTTGACGGTGTATGGCAGCATAAGCATGATGGCTATGACTACTGGCATCCGGTCGCACGCGTCCACAAGGAGGATAAGTAATGGCAATTCTTCGTTTGAACGAGATCAGGGATATGTCCCCTGAAGAAAGGATGGACGAGCTCGATAAGATGAGGGACGAACTCATCCGTGAACGTGCGCTTTCATCAGCTGGTGGTGCTCCGGATAATCCAGGCAGGATAGGAGAACTCAGGAAAACCGTCGCCAGGATAAAGACCATCCAGAGGGAAATGAAGGAGATCTGATTTGGAGATCACTCCTTCTAAACTGGTATTCCATGAACTGATAGGATTGGAAGTAACAATAACCGATGCTACTAATCCGACATATAACGATATACGCGGCAAAGTGGTTGACGAGACAAAGAACATGATAGTTGTTCAGACAAAGGAAGGGACAAGGAAAATGGTCCCGAAAAAAGGTTCATCCTTTGTGTTTCAGATACCTGCCCACTTATCCAA containing:
- a CDS encoding 50S ribosomal protein L2 yields the protein MTKRIISQNRGRGTPTYRAPSHKFKAALKHPRVDDEGTVYGTVIEITHDPARSAPIVKVSFDNGEERLILAPEGIAVGDQIACGISAEIKPGNILPLAEIPEGIPVCNVESKPNDGGQFARASGAYGTVISHDRGKTVVQMPSGEMKWLNPKCRATIGIVAGGGRVDRPFLKAGKKYHKMKTRAAKYPRVSGIAMNAIDHPFGGGNRKHPGKPTTVGRNAPPGRKVGQIAARRTGKR
- a CDS encoding 30S ribosomal protein S19 → MAKKSSSRLPKRKGEYTYRGKTVAELQALDVDEFIALLPARERRTLKRGYTEGRKNVVQQLKDGKDNLRTHYRDIIIFPEMVGKNVEVYNGKSFVAFEIQPEMIGHRFGEFSPTRPKVSHGSAGVGATRSSKFVPLK
- a CDS encoding 50S ribosomal protein L22 translates to MARIGYSIEMDPKSSSKAMGAELHISPKKSRELGRAIKGMRAGTAQRYLEDVVIMKQAVPFKRHTDGSGHRKGPMANGRYPVKVAEAFLKILENAKSNAEYKGLDPEHMYIAHVAAKRGRVIHGMRPRARGRGSPKNTETVNVEIILNEVR
- a CDS encoding 30S ribosomal protein S3 is translated as MAIEKKFVQEGYVKASMDEYFAKQLSRAGYGGMEINRTPMGTQITVYAEKPGMVIGKAGKVIRKLTRDIDRMYDVDNPQIDAQEVKKPELNAQMMASRLASSIERGWYFRKAGHNTLRAIMNSGALGCEIVISGKLTGARSRVEKLVDGYIKHAGKPAEDIVDEGFATAVKKLGTLGCKVRIIPPDAVLPDVFDIRDVVETEEVEAAAPEAAKADIAELVEKESEGEVADEEEAVEVVEESVEAEVAEEAPAEEVEEETSEEATETDDSVQIEDNGDEQKRLVDGVWQHKHDGYDYWHPVARVHKEDK
- the rpmC gene encoding 50S ribosomal protein L29 — encoded protein: MAILRLNEIRDMSPEERMDELDKMRDELIRERALSSAGGAPDNPGRIGELRKTVARIKTIQREMKEI
- a CDS encoding ribonuclease P protein component 1 translates to MEITPSKLVFHELIGLEVTITDATNPTYNDIRGKVVDETKNMIVVQTKEGTRKMVPKKGSSFVFQIPAHLSKKHAERYVKVNGNLLLSQPESRTKNIRKIHMR